The Cyclobacterium amurskyense genome contains the following window.
ATTAATTAAAGCATTTGCAATAGTTTCTAATAAATATAATAATTGGAAATTAGAAATTTATGGTGAAGGTTCTCTTAGAAATGCACTTCAAGATTTGATTGTTTCTCTTCAACTTACAGATTGTGTATTTTTAAAAGGAGCTATAGGAGATATATTTAGCAAATATGAAGAATCCTCTATTTACGTTCACACGTCTTTGTATGAGGGATTTGGTAATTCAATTTTAGAAGCAATGGCTCATGCATTACCTATTGTAGCGTTTAAATCAGTTGGGGGAGTTAAGTTGTTAGTAAATGATTCGCACAATGGGTTTTCAGTCCCCAATAGAAACATTGGAGGGTTGGCAGGTAAAATTATAGAATTAATTGAAAATCCTGAAATGCGAAGAAAAATGGGGCATAACTCTAGGGAAATTGCGTCTAATTTCTCTGAGGATAAAATCATGTTACAATGGCACAAGTTTTACAGTAAAATCTGAATATGTGAAAATTTTACGAATTACTACTTATCTTGATTTTGGAGGGCAAGAGAAACAATATATCTCTTTTACTAATAGTAAAAATAATTTTAAATATTCGTATGTATTTGCTTCAATTGGAAAAGGGGGCTACTCCGAAAATGACATAAGGCAAAAGGGGTTTGACGTTAAAGTATTTAATGAAAACCCTTCTTTTATGAATTTAAAATTTACTTTTATTCTCTATAAATGGTTAAAAAAGTTAAAGCCGGATTTAGTTCATACAGCAGCCGGTGAGGCCAATTTCCATGGAATAATTGCAGCGAAACTTGCAGGGGTAAAATTTGTTGTTGCCGAAGAAATAGGATTTCCTAATCATTCCGTTAAGGCTAGAATTATTTTTTCATTTTTGTATAGGTTTGTTAATAGGGTGGTTTGCGTATCCAATGCAGTTAAAAACTATTTAATCAAATTGGGTGAAATCTCTTCAGAAACAGGCTACGTTATATATAATCCTGTTTCTAAACTTCCGTTGGTTAAACGTACGTTTCAACCTTATTTTACTATCGTAACTGTTGGAAGACTTGACAGGGTTAAAAACCAAAATTTATTGATTGAGGCCATCGCTAATTTTAAAAATGAAGAAATAAAATTAATTATTGTAGGTGATGGACCTGATCGGAAATACCTTGAAAAGCAAATCATCCGTTTTAAGTTAGAGAATCAGGTATTAATAACAGGTTTCATTCCAGACCCAGAACATTACCTTGCCAAGGCTGATCTTTTCGTATTGCCATCTATCTCTGAAGGGTTTGGAATAGCTGTAATTGAAGCAATGCAGTTTGGAATACCATGCTTATGTACAAATGTTGGTGGAATCTCTGAATTTATTACTGATGCTTATAATGGTTGGTTATTTGATCCAAATAATAAAAATGAATTTCAATCCAAGCTAAAAGGTATTCTTGAAATGGATAGTGATCTTAGGAAAAAGGTGGCCTTTCAGGGAATGAATTCTGTTGAAAAACGCTTTACTGAATTGAAATATGTTGAAAACGTTGAGAATCTATACCATTCAATATTTGAAACTAGATAAAGTTTATGAGTAAAATTAAAATTTTATTTTGTCTTGAGACCATTGGATGGGGTGGGGTGGAGAATCGTAGATTTTCAATTGCTCAATCTTTAGATTTAAATAAATTTGAGATCAAAATTATCTGCACCAAGGCATTAGGGGTTTATAAAACAAAATTTAATGATCTAGGGATTGAAATTTATGAAGTAGGAGAATTCAAAAGTGCTTTTGAATTTCAAAAGCTAAAGTATGTTAGAAGCATAATTAAAAAGTTTCATCCTACTATAATACATGGAGGGGTATTTGAAGGGAACACCATGGCTGTTCTATCCAGCCTTTTCATACCAAAAATAAAAATTATTATAGAGGAAACCTCTGATCCTCGTAATCGATCAAGCAAAGCACATTTTTTATTAAAGATTTATTCATTTTTAACTGATAAGTTTATTGCTATTTCTCCTTCAGTTGAAGATTATCTAATAAATAGATTGAAGGTTACAGTTTCCAAAGTAGCATTAATTACCAATGGAGTTGCTTTTCCAAGAAAGGTTGGTGCAAATGAAGTTCAAGGATTGAAGGATGAATTAGGAATTAAAGATGGAGATTTTGTAATTGGAAGTGTAGGTAGACTTAGGGATTTCCATAAACGTTTTTCAGATATTATAAAGGCAGTAAGTTTTATGTCTTCGAAAGTTAATATCAAGATTTTAATCGTTGGAGAAGGACCTGATAAAGATTTTTTGCAAGAAACAGCTGACGATTTGGGTTTAAGTGAAAATTTAATACTGGTAGGACTTCAAATGGATACAGCTCCTTATTTTCAACTTATGGATGTCTTTTGTTTGGCCTCTTATATGGAAGGGTTTGGGTTGGTAGTTGTTGAAGCCATGTTTCATAAATTACCCGTAATTGGTACCAAAGTTGGCGGAATAGTCAACATTATTGATGATAAGGAAACCGGATTTTTAGTTGAACCTGAGAATCCAAAGGGAATTGCTGATTTAATTTCCATTCTTAAACAAGAAGAAGAATTAAGAGTTAGTATGGGAATTAAGGGGTTCCAAAAAGCTTCGATGTATTATTCTGTGAAAAGATATACAGACGAGGTAAAGCAACTTTACAACGAGATTTTAGTTTAATACATCGATTTTTGTTAGATCTATTTTTTATAATTTTAATAGTTGTTTTATTGGTTAATTCCAATAATTCTTTTTCAAAAAAATATGGATTGCCATCCAAATATGCCAATCATCTTAATTATTTGTTGTTTTACCATATGTTTTTTAGTCTTTTTTATGGCTGGTACATCATTAATTTTGGAGGTGATTCACGTGGATACTGGTTATTCACAATGGAACAGGTCAAAATATTAAATCCTACTTGGATGAAGTATTTTGGAGAGGGAACAACCTTTATATTGTGGTTAACTTATTTCCCTAGCAAGATACTTGGATTATCCTATCCTACTGGAAATCTTTTATTTGGGTTTTTGGGGTTTATTGGAATTCGTTATATTTTCTTATTGGTTTATAAACACTTCCCAACAAATCATGAAATTCTTGGAGTTCCACTTTTCCCTACTGTTTTTTATATAAGCAATTTACATTTTTGGACTTCCGGGGTAGGGAAAGATGCCATTGCTTTTTGGGCGATTTCTTGGTTTTTATTTTCTATTCAGCAATACAAAGAAAAATGGTGGCAAGCTTCTATTGCTTTCTTTTTCGTTTATATGACTAGACCACATATGGGGCAAGCCCTTATTGGAGGGGCCGCAATTGCTATACTTATGGGAACCGATATTAAAAGATCCTACAAATTTGGTTTGGCAGCTTTGGCATTAATTGGTTCAATTTACATGAGTACATTTACTCTTGATGCCTTGAGAATGGAAGATTTTAATGTGTCAACTTTGGAATCCTATTCCTCCCTTAAATCCGGTTTATTAAATAAAGCTTACGTTGGGTCGAGTGTTAATATTTCAGCCTATTCTTGGCCATATAAATTGTTTACCTACCTATTTAGACCCTTGTTTTTTGATGCCCATAATATTGTTAGTTTTATCAGTTCTTTTGAGAACTTACTTTATTTATGGCTAAGTCTCTTTATTTATAAAAACTGGTCTGTTGAAGCATTGAGAGATATGCCCCTATTCTTGAAAGCGGCCATGGTTACTTTTATTCCGGTCACTTTTGCCTTTATGAATGCCTTAAGCAACTTGGGAATAGCTATGCGCATGAAAAACATGCTTATGATTTATTTCTTGCTATTTTGTTTGTATTTAATTGTTCATAAAAAATATACGCTTCATCTAAGAAGTTTGGACAGGAAAAAATTCTTTCAGAGAAGACAAGCAATTATTGATGCGAAAAAGAAAAATGTTGAATGAGTTGATATAGGCTAAGCTATTTTAAATTGAGTAAAAAGAAACTTTTATTTCTCCCAAAATACCCCAGAAAAGGGGCAAGTAGCAGGTTGAGAACTTTCCAGTATTTACCACTTTGGGAGAAGATGGGCTACTCTGTTACAGTAAATTCATTCTTTACTGAGAAGTATTTGAATACCATATATGACCATCAGTCTCCTGGCTATTGGCATGTTTTGACATGTTATTTCCGTAGGTTTTCTCTACTTTTTTCTGTCCAAAAGTATGATTTGATAATTATTGAGAAAGAAATCTTTCCTTATTTACCGGCATTTGCTGAATGGTTTCTATCCAAAGTGAATCAGTATTGGGTAGATTATGATGATGCTGTTTTTCATAATTATGATCAGAAAGACAATTTTATGGTAAGTCTCTTAATGCCAAAAAAAATTGATCATGTTATGAAAATGGCTAATAGAGTAATTGTTGGGAATGACTACCTGAAAAAAAGAGCAGAAGTGGCAGGAGCCAAAAAGATTGAGGTCTTTCCTACAGTTATTGATCCAAAAAAGTATAAGGTTAAGGAAGATCAATCACCTTTTAAAACCATAACCATAGGATGGATAGGCTCTCCAAGTACGCTAAAATACCTTGATCCAATTGTGCCTATTTTAGACTGGATTCATGAGCATTACCCCATTAAGTTTTTGTTGGTCAATGGGAAAAGTAAAATGAAATTTAAAGGTAGGATTGAATCAATCCCATGGACAGAAGATGGAGAGGTTGATGCCATTTTAAAAATGGATATTGGTATTATGCCATTGCCTGATAACCCTTGGGAAAGGGGCAAATGTGCCTATAAATTAATTCAATACATGGCCTGTGGCTTACCTGTTGTTGCTTCTCCTATAGGAATGAACAAAGATGTGGTAATTCACGGAGAAAATGGGTTTTTGGCCAATTCAAAAGAAGAATGGATAAGCGCATTGGGAGAGCTAATAACTGACCCTCAGCTTAGGAAGGAGTTTGGATGTAAAGGAAGGGAGAAGGTGTTAAATGAGTTTACTATGGAGGGTAATTTTTATAGGTATAAAAAATTGGTTGAACTTGAATTGGGAGATTAATCATTTTGGGGTTGGTAAAACTTCTCTACATTATCAATGTACTTTAGACCTATGAAAATTCTTTTTATATCTTGGGACTCTGATCAAACAAATTATCTTGAAAATCTTTTTTTCCCAATTTTTAAAGGTTTGCAGGATAGAATGGAATGCCAGTTTTATGTTTTGCAGTTTTCCTGGGCAGATCCTACGGAAGTGGAAAGAATTTCAATTCTCGCTCGGCAATTGACTATTGTCTATCAGCACCATCTTGTATGGAGAAAACCTCACCCAGTGATAGGAAGCTTTTTGACAACGAAAAGGGCTGTAAAAGTCATAAAAAACTTAATAGAGAAAATTGAAATTACACATGTGATGCCCCGCTCTACCATGCCGGCTATAATGGTTAATCCTCTCCTAACATGGTTGAAAAAACGAGATGTTAAATTAATTTTTGATGCAGATGGTTTTCCTTTGCAGGAAAGGATTGATTATTCGGGGTTAAATAAAAATAGCTTCCAATACAAATACCTTAAAAAGGCAGAAACTAAAATACTAAAACATTCCAATATTGTCTTAGTCCGTACTTTTTTATCTATAAATATCCACCTGAAAACCATTGGTTTACGATATAGAGTTAAGTTTTTCAAAGTAAGTAATGGACGAAATGAAGACTTTTTTAAACCTGATTTAGTTTTACGTGAAAAGATAAGAAAAGAGCTTTCGATACCTTCATCAAGTATGCTATGGTTGTATTCAGGTAGTGTTGGTCCACAGTACCTTTTAAGTGAAATGTTAAATTTGTTTGAAAACTATCACAATCAAAATAAGGATAGCAAGTTTCTCTTCCTTGTTAGAGATAAATCAGCGGTTGCCCAAGCTATACCAGATCACTTAAAATCCAGTATTGTAATTAAATCTGTTGATTTTAGTTTAATCCCAGGTTATTATGCTGCCGCTGATCTGGGTGTAAGCCTTAGAAAGACTGCAAGTAGCCTTTCAGGAATATCACCTATAAAAGTGGGTGAGTATTTGCTTTCAGGTTTACCCCTGTTACTTTCTAGAGGGATAGGGGATTTGGAAAACACAGTAGGGCATGAAGATTTCTGTTTTATGCATCCAGTGCTAGACGAAGAAAAGTTCAATAAATGGCTTGCTGAGTTGAAACACATTTCGAAAGTATCAATTCGTGAAAAAGCAGTGGCTTGTTTTGCATTAGAAAATAGCCTTAAGGAGTATGAAACAGCCATATTGGCATCTAATTCAATAGTTGATTGATAGCAGATATAGCTTTTATCGTTTTTTTATTGACAGCCATTTTCTATATAAATCTAAAATGGGCTAAATCTCATAGGTATACTGCTATACAAACCAAGTGTTTATTTTTTTTATGGTTTTACCACCTTTCAATTAGCCTGGTTTTTTACCAATATATTTTGGTACATGGAGGGGATAGTTGGCGATATTGGAATATTGTTGAAAGTGGAGAAACTTCAATGGGAAATTGGTTTCATTTATTTGGCACTGGAACAGCATTTATTTATTGGTTTAATTGTCCTTTTTCTCAAATAGCAGGCCTAGGGTATTTATCAGGTACAATTCTTTACGCTTCCTTATCTTACTTTGGTTTTCTACTCGCCTTTGATCTGCTTAAAAAATCATTTCCCCAATTTTCAAAAAAAACTTACGCACATCCTGCATTTCTTACCTTACTATTACCAAATGTACATTTTTGGTCTGTGGGAGTAGGAAAGGAGTCCTTTTTATGGCTGGGATTGGTTTTAGTTTTGGCCGGTATTTACAGGTTTCCCAATAAATTTTATTTAATTCTTTTAGGATTACTACTTTCTTTAATGACCAGACCTATCCAAGGATTGGCATTAAGTATTTCTGTATTGATGGTAATTCCTTTTCACGAAAAACTTAAACCTTACCGTAATAAGGTATTTCCTGTTTCAATTTTATTAATTCTTTCGATATTTGCCTACCGGTATATAAAGGGAAGTTTAATTTATGGGTTTAATCTCAAATGGATAACTGATCTGTTAGACTGGCAAAGAAATTTCCTGGCATCCTTTGGTGGAGCTAGTTCAATAAATATGAATGATTATAGTTGGTATGAAAAGTTAATAACAATATTTTTCAGACCCTTTGTTTGGGAAGTTGATGGGTTTTGGAGCATAGCTGCAGCGATGGAAAATGCGGTTGTTTTAAGTGTTTTTTTACTAGGAGTGTGGAGCTTTTTTCAGTTAAGAGGCCAATTTAAAATCTCATTGTACCTTTGGACCGTATTGATTTATGGAATAATAATATCCCTACTATTTAGTCTTACCTTGAATAATTTAGGTATCATTATGAGAATGAAGAGTATTTACTTTCCTTTTTTTAGTATTATTGCCCTTCATTTATTTTATAAAGTAGCCAAGGTAAAGGTAGAGAAATGAATCGTCCGACTTTAGTCATATCATTGGATTTTGAGTTGCATTGGGGACGCTTTGATAAGGTATCTATTCAGAATAGAGAAACTTATTACCGAACAGCAAGGGAAGTTGTTCCTAAATTACTATCCTTATTTAACCAATACGAGGTTGAGGTTACTTGGGCAACTGTAGGTATGCTAATGGCCGAAAATGTTGAAGAATGGGAACACTACAGTCCCACTTTAAGGCCTATCTATAAAAACACTAAGCTTTCCGCTTATGATTGGTTTAATGCCTCCTCCAAAAATAATAGTTGTCTGTTTGCACCTGAATTGGTTCATAATATTATTGATACCCCTGGACAAGAATTAGCTAGCCATACATTCTCTCATTATTATACTATGGAGAATGGGCATGAAGACCGGGCATTTAGAGAGGATTTGATGGCCTCCAAAAGGATTGCACAGGAGAAATTTGGTAAAAAACTTTCTTCACTGGTTTTTCCTAGGAATCAATACAATGCTGAGTCAATAAAACTTGCAGGTGCCTTGGGTTTTTCCGCATTACGTACTAACCCCGGTGATTGGTTTTGGAAAGATCCTGAAAAAGGTGAATTATTGAAAAAAATATGGAGAACTTCGGATTCAATTCTTTCTTTGGGTAAACGTACTTCTTATCAATTTGATAATAAGGTGTTATCAAGTCCAGTTTTAATACCAAGCTCTCGATTTTTGAGGCCTTTTAATCCAAAGTTGGCAAGGTTCAACCAGTTGAAAATTAATCGTATAAAGGACGAAATTACCACGGCTGCTAAGAATGATGAAGTATACCATATATGGTGGCATCCGCACAATCATGGTCACTATCCCGACCAAAGCTTAAATGAGGTAAAACAAATTCTGGAACATTTTTCTTCCTGCAGAGACCAATATGGTATGCAGTCCCGATCCATGGAGGGCATTGCTCATAGCTTAATTCCTTCCCAATAATTCCTTTATTATTTAGAATAACTTTGCAAGTATTAGGCAATGGATTTTCTATTAGGAAATGAATCAGTTCATGTTCAAAATGAGTGATTTATTGCTGTTTTAGACTCTACTTAACGGTTAGACAGTTTCACCACAGCAGAGCTATGTCCATTTTCTAAACAAGCTGATTTTAACCCGAAATATGCAATAGACAATCTATTACGTGCTGAAATCGCTATAAAATCAGCCACTTCGTTGCTGTTTTCAATTTCACCATAGCGGTGCTATGCTAAAATCTCCAAACAGCCTGATTTTCTTGCGATTGCAACACTTCCCGTAAACACGGGACAGGCTATCACGATCCTATATTCAGGACGGAGAAATTCTATTACATAATCCGGTTTTAACAATAAAAATTGATTGTAGCCTTCCCTATTTATAGGGAAGCCTAGAACCTGAGAAAATAGTTTTGTGTTTTATTGCATTAATATTAGAACTTTTCCTTAGCCATTTATTTCTTGGTTTTGTCTGATTTGGGAGGCCTACTTTTGAAGGCGATGAATTGGCTAATTAGAATCCTATTGGATAATCTTGTTTTAATTAAGCCTATA
Protein-coding sequences here:
- a CDS encoding glycosyltransferase, encoding MKILRITTYLDFGGQEKQYISFTNSKNNFKYSYVFASIGKGGYSENDIRQKGFDVKVFNENPSFMNLKFTFILYKWLKKLKPDLVHTAAGEANFHGIIAAKLAGVKFVVAEEIGFPNHSVKARIIFSFLYRFVNRVVCVSNAVKNYLIKLGEISSETGYVIYNPVSKLPLVKRTFQPYFTIVTVGRLDRVKNQNLLIEAIANFKNEEIKLIIVGDGPDRKYLEKQIIRFKLENQVLITGFIPDPEHYLAKADLFVLPSISEGFGIAVIEAMQFGIPCLCTNVGGISEFITDAYNGWLFDPNNKNEFQSKLKGILEMDSDLRKKVAFQGMNSVEKRFTELKYVENVENLYHSIFETR
- a CDS encoding glycosyltransferase family 4 protein — its product is MSKIKILFCLETIGWGGVENRRFSIAQSLDLNKFEIKIICTKALGVYKTKFNDLGIEIYEVGEFKSAFEFQKLKYVRSIIKKFHPTIIHGGVFEGNTMAVLSSLFIPKIKIIIEETSDPRNRSSKAHFLLKIYSFLTDKFIAISPSVEDYLINRLKVTVSKVALITNGVAFPRKVGANEVQGLKDELGIKDGDFVIGSVGRLRDFHKRFSDIIKAVSFMSSKVNIKILIVGEGPDKDFLQETADDLGLSENLILVGLQMDTAPYFQLMDVFCLASYMEGFGLVVVEAMFHKLPVIGTKVGGIVNIIDDKETGFLVEPENPKGIADLISILKQEEELRVSMGIKGFQKASMYYSVKRYTDEVKQLYNEILV
- a CDS encoding glycosyltransferase family 4 protein, which encodes MSKKKLLFLPKYPRKGASSRLRTFQYLPLWEKMGYSVTVNSFFTEKYLNTIYDHQSPGYWHVLTCYFRRFSLLFSVQKYDLIIIEKEIFPYLPAFAEWFLSKVNQYWVDYDDAVFHNYDQKDNFMVSLLMPKKIDHVMKMANRVIVGNDYLKKRAEVAGAKKIEVFPTVIDPKKYKVKEDQSPFKTITIGWIGSPSTLKYLDPIVPILDWIHEHYPIKFLLVNGKSKMKFKGRIESIPWTEDGEVDAILKMDIGIMPLPDNPWERGKCAYKLIQYMACGLPVVASPIGMNKDVVIHGENGFLANSKEEWISALGELITDPQLRKEFGCKGREKVLNEFTMEGNFYRYKKLVELELGD
- a CDS encoding glycosyltransferase family protein; this translates as MKILFISWDSDQTNYLENLFFPIFKGLQDRMECQFYVLQFSWADPTEVERISILARQLTIVYQHHLVWRKPHPVIGSFLTTKRAVKVIKNLIEKIEITHVMPRSTMPAIMVNPLLTWLKKRDVKLIFDADGFPLQERIDYSGLNKNSFQYKYLKKAETKILKHSNIVLVRTFLSINIHLKTIGLRYRVKFFKVSNGRNEDFFKPDLVLREKIRKELSIPSSSMLWLYSGSVGPQYLLSEMLNLFENYHNQNKDSKFLFLVRDKSAVAQAIPDHLKSSIVIKSVDFSLIPGYYAAADLGVSLRKTASSLSGISPIKVGEYLLSGLPLLLSRGIGDLENTVGHEDFCFMHPVLDEEKFNKWLAELKHISKVSIREKAVACFALENSLKEYETAILASNSIVD
- a CDS encoding polysaccharide deacetylase family protein, which codes for MNRPTLVISLDFELHWGRFDKVSIQNRETYYRTAREVVPKLLSLFNQYEVEVTWATVGMLMAENVEEWEHYSPTLRPIYKNTKLSAYDWFNASSKNNSCLFAPELVHNIIDTPGQELASHTFSHYYTMENGHEDRAFREDLMASKRIAQEKFGKKLSSLVFPRNQYNAESIKLAGALGFSALRTNPGDWFWKDPEKGELLKKIWRTSDSILSLGKRTSYQFDNKVLSSPVLIPSSRFLRPFNPKLARFNQLKINRIKDEITTAAKNDEVYHIWWHPHNHGHYPDQSLNEVKQILEHFSSCRDQYGMQSRSMEGIAHSLIPSQ